TGGGGTGGTAAAGACGGTGATGGTACCTGTTGCCGAGGTTTCTACAAGGAATCACCCAACGGATAGTTGGAGGATCCAGAAACCGACTATACAATACGATAAGTGCATTAGGTGCATGATTTGCTGGAAGTATTGTCCAGACAACGCTATAGAGATAAAGACTGGAGATGAGAAGGCCCCAAATGAAAGGGTAGCAAAGATGGAGTTTCCAGCCATAGACTACAAATTCTGCAAGGGATGCGGAATATGCGCTAATGAATGCCCGGAAAAATGCATAGACATGGAGTTTGAGGTGATACAATGAAGTCTATGCAGGATTATCGAACAATAATGACAGGAAACGACGCCGTTGCTTACGGTGCAAAGCTTGCAAGAGTCAAACTGATCTCTGCATATCCGATAACCCCGCAGACGACCATAGTCGAAAAGCTTGCCTCTATGATTGCTAATGACGAGCTCGATGCTAAGTATGTGAAGGTTGAAAGTGAACACAGCGCACTTGCAACTGTAGTTTCCTCCGAACTCGCCGGCGTAAGATCCTATACTGCCACTAGCTCTCACGGGCTTCTATACATGCACGAAATGCTGCACTGGGCATCCGGCCAAAGGCTTCCAATAGTTATGAGCGTAGTCAACAGGGCAATTGGCCCGCCTTGGAACATATGGGCGGATCAAAGTGATACCATGAACCAAAAGGATACAGGATGGATGCAGGTGTACTGCGAATCAAACCAGGAAGCCTTAGATACCATAATAATGGGATACAAGATCGCAGAGAACAAAGATGTACTGCTTCCGCTCATGAGTATGGAAGATGCTTTCATTCTCTCGCATACATCAGAGCCGGTAACGATTAGGGATCAGGAGTCTGTAAACGAATAT
This genomic stretch from Thermoplasma volcanium GSS1 harbors:
- a CDS encoding 4Fe-4S binding protein encodes the protein MVKTVMVPVAEVSTRNHPTDSWRIQKPTIQYDKCIRCMICWKYCPDNAIEIKTGDEKAPNERVAKMEFPAIDYKFCKGCGICANECPEKCIDMEFEVIQ